A stretch of Paenibacillus antri DNA encodes these proteins:
- a CDS encoding glycosyltransferase family protein, giving the protein MIPRNVRKQETIVLFNGQSQYDVLRYFIADMAVGFRTLGYHVTIIDLLKENWLKELQKTINEMDILFFFSMNGMAIDLKIGDKSLYDQLNIPFFAFFVDHPMYQLPRLNAGVKNLIVSCVDQKHIEFLNKYMQGDYSKVFIPHGSSNGDFPSQEQVPLVPIIDREIDILFTGTYANPESYRNEWRSLNKHVAELFDDIAEVALSQNEKTMVEIAEETLSSRGIDSIYMHHGNFWSTLVQVDLYNRTVKRREVVTKLAQLPVRFEIYGNGWDELQITNNTTTFHPFVSFEMAQEKMRNSKLVLTILPSFTSGGHERVFSSMLHGAVSMVNRNIYFEKHFKDRDSILLYDFGTDIQGTAASMLDDLPLMQQVADGGRESALERHTWKQRAEEIIKHVQYHKFFTS; this is encoded by the coding sequence ATGATTCCAAGAAATGTTCGAAAACAGGAGACGATTGTATTATTCAATGGGCAAAGCCAGTATGACGTCCTGCGCTATTTTATTGCCGATATGGCCGTAGGTTTTCGAACGCTGGGCTATCATGTGACCATCATTGATTTGCTGAAGGAAAACTGGTTGAAGGAACTTCAGAAAACCATTAACGAAATGGATATCCTGTTTTTCTTTTCGATGAATGGAATGGCCATTGATCTAAAGATCGGTGATAAATCTTTATATGACCAACTGAACATCCCGTTTTTTGCCTTTTTCGTGGATCATCCGATGTATCAATTACCGCGTCTGAACGCAGGCGTAAAAAATTTAATCGTATCGTGCGTAGACCAGAAACATATAGAGTTTCTAAATAAATATATGCAAGGAGATTACTCGAAGGTATTCATCCCTCACGGTTCCAGTAACGGAGATTTCCCTTCCCAAGAACAAGTTCCGTTAGTACCGATAATCGATAGAGAGATAGACATTCTTTTCACAGGAACGTATGCAAATCCGGAGAGCTACCGTAATGAGTGGCGATCTTTAAATAAACATGTAGCCGAGTTATTCGACGATATAGCGGAAGTCGCGTTGAGCCAGAACGAGAAAACGATGGTGGAAATCGCCGAGGAAACCCTCTCCTCCAGGGGGATCGACAGCATTTATATGCACCATGGGAATTTTTGGTCTACACTCGTTCAGGTCGACCTGTACAACCGTACAGTTAAAAGACGGGAAGTCGTAACTAAGCTGGCACAGCTCCCCGTAAGGTTTGAAATATATGGAAACGGCTGGGACGAGTTGCAAATTACCAATAACACTACAACGTTTCATCCGTTCGTTTCCTTTGAGATGGCGCAAGAAAAGATGCGTAACTCCAAGCTGGTGCTTACGATTCTTCCGAGTTTTACAAGTGGAGGGCATGAACGGGTATTTTCATCGATGCTGCACGGCGCGGTGTCCATGGTCAACCGGAATATTTACTTCGAAAAGCACTTCAAGGATCGGGACAGCATTCTTCTTTATGATTTCGGTACCGATATTCAGGGAACGGCAGCAAGCATGTTAGACGACCTGCCGTTGATGCAACAGGTTGCCGATGGTGGAAGAGAATCCGCTCTCGAGAGACATACGTGGAAGCAGAGAGCGGAGGAAATCATAAAACACGTACAGTATCACAAATTTTTTACGTCGTAA
- a CDS encoding motility associated factor glycosyltransferase family protein, which produces MRIDNQAWLNRVNPELIRFMDLLSDQIERMPLQTIETKTGDVTLKLTETNGTTFFLQSQYDPDREAGIFVDGLTPPEGEFHVLFYGLGMGYHVEAFMERFPEATVSLYEPLPAVFYHYSKNRPFSKLNKKQVKHIFVELSLDIGNQSLDVLARSTAKPLWTVVHPAYRRHFEGKVNLFFERFKEILERQKFNVIADYKFQKLWTLNSILNFPYTMSTPNIMEVKRHFENKPVLVVSAGPSLKDDIESIRKIKQEKSAYILAVGSANKALLSHEIMPDAVCTYDPSMLNQKVFTDIVERNLDTIPMIFGTSVGNDTILKYTGPMLHMFTSQDHVSDYYLGDAKKCYPVFDDAPSIAVVTLEMLAHLGASPVILAGQNLAVRDDEFYSKGIQFEHRGNGLMDDERNRLVEVLSVDGKFIPTLPEFNTMRLQMEQTIEKYQLQVINTTKQGAHINGTSYVPIEQLFEDKLIPGTVVENWYKVESYGYPVDYVLQNGKRLEDSLEKQQFVLDDLLSIFQRLENAIQNGTRGGIPLLIEKMDKALDKLLKNEFHVHFCEPMVKLATKFIKSRKLDMQATNDMIERAKLVLDTYGRYVYEVHLITNEFRWVLPKVHEKIQEYTNRMQNVSR; this is translated from the coding sequence ATGCGGATCGATAACCAAGCTTGGCTGAACCGTGTAAACCCGGAGCTCATTCGGTTTATGGATCTGTTGTCCGATCAGATCGAACGCATGCCTTTACAGACCATAGAAACCAAAACGGGAGACGTCACGCTAAAGCTGACCGAAACGAACGGTACCACCTTCTTTCTGCAGAGTCAGTACGATCCGGATCGGGAAGCTGGGATATTTGTCGACGGTCTTACTCCACCGGAAGGGGAATTTCATGTCTTGTTTTACGGTCTGGGCATGGGGTACCATGTGGAAGCCTTCATGGAGCGATTCCCTGAAGCTACCGTTTCGCTTTACGAGCCTCTTCCTGCCGTCTTTTATCATTATTCGAAAAATCGCCCGTTCTCGAAGCTGAATAAAAAACAGGTGAAGCACATCTTCGTCGAGCTCTCGCTGGACATTGGAAATCAGAGCCTGGATGTTCTTGCCAGGAGTACGGCCAAGCCTCTCTGGACTGTTGTTCACCCGGCATATCGTCGGCATTTCGAAGGAAAGGTGAATTTGTTCTTTGAACGTTTCAAGGAAATTTTGGAGCGCCAGAAGTTCAATGTCATCGCGGACTACAAGTTCCAGAAGTTATGGACCTTGAACAGCATTCTGAACTTTCCGTATACCATGAGCACCCCTAATATTATGGAGGTAAAGAGACACTTCGAGAATAAGCCGGTTCTTGTCGTCTCCGCAGGACCGTCATTGAAGGATGACATCGAGTCGATTCGAAAAATTAAACAAGAGAAATCCGCCTATATCCTCGCGGTAGGTTCAGCTAACAAAGCTTTGCTTAGTCACGAGATCATGCCCGATGCAGTGTGTACCTATGACCCCTCGATGCTGAATCAAAAAGTTTTCACAGACATCGTGGAGAGAAATCTGGATACGATCCCGATGATATTCGGCACATCCGTAGGGAACGACACGATCTTGAAGTATACGGGGCCGATGCTTCATATGTTCACATCCCAGGATCACGTATCGGATTATTACTTAGGGGATGCAAAAAAGTGTTACCCCGTTTTTGATGACGCACCTTCCATTGCAGTAGTTACGCTGGAGATGCTGGCGCATCTCGGAGCGTCCCCGGTCATTCTAGCAGGTCAAAACTTAGCCGTACGCGACGATGAGTTTTACAGCAAGGGGATTCAATTCGAGCATCGCGGGAATGGATTGATGGACGACGAGAGGAATCGACTCGTCGAAGTGCTGAGCGTCGACGGGAAATTCATCCCGACCCTTCCGGAGTTCAACACGATGCGATTGCAGATGGAACAAACGATAGAGAAGTATCAACTGCAAGTCATCAATACGACGAAACAAGGGGCCCACATTAACGGAACGTCCTACGTACCGATCGAGCAACTGTTCGAAGACAAATTAATTCCGGGTACCGTCGTCGAAAATTGGTATAAGGTCGAGTCTTACGGATACCCGGTAGATTATGTGCTTCAAAATGGGAAGCGTCTAGAGGACAGTTTGGAAAAACAGCAGTTCGTTTTAGACGACTTACTATCCATCTTCCAACGGTTGGAGAACGCGATCCAAAACGGGACGAGGGGGGGCATTCCCCTTTTAATCGAGAAAATGGATAAGGCTCTCGATAAGCTCTTAAAGAACGAGTTCCATGTGCATTTTTGCGAACCGATGGTAAAATTGGCGACGAAGTTTATTAAATCCAGAAAATTGGACATGCAGGCGACAAACGATATGATTGAGCGGGCGAAGCTGGTTTTGGACACCTATGGACGTTACGTTTATGAGGTTCATCTGATAACGAACGAGTTCCGATGGGTGCTTCCGAAAGTTCATGAAAAAATCCAAGAATATACTAACAGAATGCAAAATGTTAGCCGATAA
- a CDS encoding flagellar protein FlaG → MNSNINTSSNYYVPISVEPTAEARPIRSDASTNNSVPARLINSTNDLRRAELSGEQYNISEEQLVRAIEQAIKKVEGRTTNLQFSVHEQTKRISVKVTDRATGEVIREIPPEKTLDFVAKLWEMAGILVDEKR, encoded by the coding sequence TTGAACAGCAATATCAACACTTCGTCCAATTATTACGTTCCGATTTCCGTTGAGCCGACTGCAGAGGCGCGGCCGATCAGGTCGGATGCGTCGACGAACAATAGCGTCCCTGCAAGGCTGATTAACTCCACGAACGACCTTCGGCGGGCGGAGCTTTCCGGCGAGCAGTACAACATCAGCGAAGAACAGCTGGTGCGCGCGATCGAGCAGGCAATTAAGAAGGTAGAGGGCCGTACGACGAACCTGCAATTTTCCGTTCATGAGCAGACGAAGCGTATTTCCGTTAAGGTGACGGACCGCGCGACGGGTGAAGTGATTCGGGAGATTCCGCCGGAGAAGACGCTCGATTTCGTGGCGAAGCTGTGGGAGATGGCGGGAATTCTCGTCGACGAGAAACGATAA